In Ruminococcaceae bacterium BL-6, a genomic segment contains:
- a CDS encoding Cell division protein FtsA, with the protein MLKENQVGRAETAGEGSHGDYIFALDIGTRSVIGIVGVPEGEKLRVSAVETVEHTQRAMIDGQIEDIEQVSRVARLVRQRLEEKTGLVLRHVCVAAAGRALKTQQASYELSLKEPQVVNQELLCQLEAGAIEAAERQFHPETAKQEQPVFYLAGYSVVQYTLDDYPISNLLDHRGRRLGVKVIATFLPREVVDSLYTTMRKTGLEVSSLTLEPIAAMNAAIPRNLRLLNLALVDIGAGTSDIAVSRDGGVVGYTMATVAGDEVTEAVMKEYLVDFATAEQMKMKLSGEDDISFRDILGLEHTVSAKELQGKTEPVMRRLCEEITGRILEANGEPPSAVFLVGGGSKLPGLCACVAELLRLPPSRVALGGNNFMTYVDAPDMDLTGPEMATPLGIAISSALNLINDSFSITLNGKKANLFRSGSLTILDVLLMNGYSYQQMISRSGKSMIVELNGENRVVYGGHPRLARILLNGAESSLSTLVHAGDAIVFEPAAPGEDARPVLEDLVKPESRGTAFLFGRPVPLGTRAVVNGCPAAPGQRLMTRDKVHTVSVGTLGELLASCGEPRERAYLINGSPARPDDKLSDGDRIEAAPEKDGGPSGGEPGVPARAEEKREPAAPPEDSALRPGRIRLTLNRAELELGPKPDKTPYCLIDMLNLVDVDLSKPQGNIVLHINGRAASYLQPLADGDSVDIYWDGADTPPKP; encoded by the coding sequence ATGCTGAAAGAAAATCAGGTCGGCAGAGCGGAAACAGCCGGCGAAGGATCACACGGCGACTACATTTTTGCGCTTGATATCGGCACGCGCAGCGTCATCGGGATCGTCGGGGTTCCGGAAGGCGAAAAGCTGCGTGTCTCCGCGGTGGAGACGGTGGAGCACACCCAGCGCGCCATGATCGACGGGCAGATCGAGGACATCGAGCAGGTGAGCCGGGTGGCCCGGCTGGTCAGGCAGAGGCTCGAGGAAAAAACGGGCCTGGTCCTGCGCCATGTGTGCGTCGCCGCGGCGGGCCGCGCGCTGAAAACGCAGCAGGCATCGTACGAGCTTTCCCTGAAAGAGCCGCAGGTGGTGAACCAGGAGCTGCTCTGCCAGCTGGAAGCCGGCGCGATCGAGGCGGCCGAGCGCCAGTTCCACCCCGAAACGGCGAAGCAGGAACAGCCGGTCTTCTACCTGGCCGGGTATTCCGTCGTTCAGTACACGCTGGACGATTATCCCATTTCCAACCTGCTCGACCACCGCGGCCGGCGCCTCGGCGTCAAGGTCATCGCCACCTTTCTGCCGCGCGAGGTGGTGGACAGCCTTTACACGACGATGCGGAAAACGGGGCTGGAGGTCTCCAGCCTGACGCTCGAGCCGATCGCCGCGATGAATGCGGCGATCCCGCGGAACCTGCGGCTGCTGAACCTTGCGCTCGTCGACATCGGCGCGGGCACGTCGGACATCGCCGTTTCCCGGGACGGCGGCGTGGTGGGCTACACCATGGCGACCGTGGCCGGGGACGAGGTGACGGAAGCCGTCATGAAGGAATACCTGGTGGATTTCGCCACGGCGGAGCAGATGAAAATGAAGCTGTCCGGGGAAGACGACATTTCGTTCCGGGATATTCTGGGGCTGGAGCACACCGTTTCCGCAAAGGAGCTGCAGGGCAAAACCGAGCCGGTCATGCGGCGCCTGTGCGAGGAGATCACCGGGCGGATTCTGGAGGCGAACGGCGAGCCGCCCTCCGCGGTGTTCCTGGTGGGCGGCGGAAGCAAGCTGCCCGGCCTGTGCGCGTGCGTGGCGGAGCTTCTGCGCCTTCCGCCGTCCCGCGTCGCGCTGGGCGGGAACAATTTCATGACCTATGTGGACGCCCCCGACATGGACCTGACCGGCCCGGAAATGGCGACCCCCCTCGGCATCGCGATTTCCTCGGCGCTGAACCTGATCAACGACAGCTTTTCCATCACGCTGAACGGCAAAAAGGCGAACCTGTTCCGCAGCGGCAGCCTGACTATTCTGGATGTCCTTCTGATGAACGGGTACAGCTACCAGCAGATGATCAGCCGCTCCGGAAAGAGCATGATCGTCGAGCTGAACGGCGAGAACCGCGTCGTCTATGGCGGCCATCCGCGCCTCGCGCGCATCCTGCTCAACGGGGCGGAAAGCAGCCTGTCCACGCTGGTGCACGCCGGGGACGCGATCGTGTTCGAGCCCGCCGCCCCGGGCGAGGATGCCCGCCCCGTGCTCGAAGACCTGGTGAAGCCCGAATCCCGGGGCACGGCGTTCCTGTTCGGGCGGCCTGTCCCGCTCGGCACCAGGGCCGTCGTCAACGGCTGCCCGGCAGCTCCGGGGCAGCGTCTGATGACCCGCGACAAGGTGCACACCGTTTCCGTCGGGACGCTCGGCGAGCTTCTCGCCTCCTGCGGGGAACCGCGGGAGCGGGCCTATCTGATCAACGGCTCGCCCGCCCGCCCGGACGACAAGCTTTCCGACGGCGACCGCATCGAGGCCGCCCCGGAAAAAGACGGCGGCCCGTCAGGCGGGGAACCCGGGGTTCCGGCACGGGCGGAGGAAAAACGGGAGCCCGCCGCGCCCCCCGAAGATTCGGCCCTCCGGCCGGGCCGGATCCGCCTGACGCTGAACCGCGCCGAGCTTGAGCTCGGCCCAAAGCCCGACAAAACGCCTTACTGCCTGATCGACATGCTCAACCTGGTGGATGTGGACCTTTCAAAGCCGCAGGGCAACATCGTGCTTCATATCAACGGGCGCGCCGCGTCGTATCTTCAGCCGCTTGCGGATGGGGACAGCGTCGATATCTACTGGGATGGCGCAGATACCCCGCCCAAACCATGA
- a CDS encoding QueT transporter family protein: MKTNISRRALFLVQGALIAAFYIVATLLASALDIAYGPVQFRISEALTILPVFTPAAIPGLAVGCLFSNLGSPYGIADWVCGTSATLLAAVATRMLRGVRFRGLPVLAALPPVFFNAAVVGAEIAFFLPEGFSMAGFLGAALSVGAGELAVCVLLGLPLAALLERTGAAKKLFSGRGE; the protein is encoded by the coding sequence ATGAAAACAAACATATCCCGCCGCGCCCTGTTTCTGGTGCAGGGTGCGCTGATCGCCGCGTTTTACATCGTGGCTACGCTTCTTGCTTCGGCGCTGGACATCGCCTACGGCCCGGTCCAGTTCCGCATTTCCGAGGCCCTGACGATCCTGCCCGTGTTCACACCGGCGGCAATTCCGGGCCTCGCCGTCGGCTGCCTGTTCTCCAACTTAGGCAGCCCCTACGGAATCGCGGACTGGGTCTGCGGAACATCCGCGACGCTTTTGGCCGCCGTTGCGACCCGCATGCTGCGCGGCGTGCGCTTCCGCGGCCTTCCGGTTCTGGCCGCCCTCCCGCCGGTCTTTTTCAATGCGGCGGTCGTCGGGGCGGAGATCGCCTTTTTTCTGCCGGAGGGCTTTTCCATGGCGGGGTTTCTGGGCGCCGCCCTTTCGGTGGGCGCGGGCGAGCTCGCCGTCTGCGTGCTGCTGGGCCTTCCCCTTGCGGCGCTGCTGGAGCGCACGGGCGCGGCGAAAAAGCTTTTTTCGGGCCGCGGGGAATAG
- a CDS encoding Methyl-accepting chemotaxis protein codes for MGKKGLMTKILLFIGLPVTIIYIVAVFLIMQTVGNSVSNLTSEELTAKSQSASYAINNYFSKYETIVAQMAANDQLQQYFAQPIEAKKANTKSGYGGIKDTIQNIYKTDPDNLSSVWFGDCTANQMISKNKDQPYDKKLSERPWYQPAVEKKGTVLVEPYQDSVTKKIVMTIVCPIYKTGTEELYGFAGIDITLDQLYSTMKSYKLGQSGFYILTSAGGQLIYHPDEALKNTSVAKSKMSGNVIQAIQSKKPGFLSYTARGGKNYGYVSTIGDTGWTVATGLPENEYQSPYYTVFRSVLTIFLITLAIIFLLIILMARSIVHPLKKLREAANQIAGGNLDVHVDVRSSDEVGQVSDAISRTVDRLKQYIEYIDEISAVLDRIASGDLTFELHCDYRGEFSKIKASFENIKSSLVGLFSEISASANQVDSGSAQLSDASQALAQGAAEQASSIEELSASVTEISHEVDGNAGSAATAKDLINTMTDEFQDGNRLMQQLMGAMDDISTSSEQIGKIVKAIEDIAFQTNILALNAAVEAARAGSAGRGFAVVAEEVRNLAGKSAEAAKNTTDLIQHAIQSVQHGSKIAKDTEQSMNTVLQSSGQSTDLIQKIAEACRKQSVSIQQVTQGLDQIAKVVQTNSATSEESAAASEELRSQSRSLKTLVQRFKLE; via the coding sequence ATGGGCAAAAAGGGGCTTATGACAAAAATACTGCTGTTTATCGGGCTTCCCGTCACGATTATTTATATCGTTGCGGTTTTCCTGATTATGCAGACGGTCGGCAATTCCGTTTCCAATCTGACGTCCGAGGAGCTGACGGCCAAATCCCAGTCCGCTTCTTACGCGATCAACAACTATTTTTCAAAATACGAGACCATCGTGGCGCAGATGGCCGCGAACGACCAGCTGCAGCAGTATTTTGCGCAGCCGATCGAGGCGAAAAAGGCCAATACGAAAAGCGGGTACGGCGGAATCAAGGATACGATCCAGAACATCTACAAGACCGATCCCGACAACCTCTCTTCGGTCTGGTTCGGCGACTGCACCGCCAACCAGATGATCTCCAAAAACAAGGACCAGCCCTACGATAAAAAACTTTCGGAAAGGCCGTGGTATCAGCCTGCCGTGGAGAAAAAGGGCACGGTGCTGGTCGAGCCGTATCAGGACAGCGTGACCAAAAAAATCGTGATGACGATCGTATGCCCGATTTACAAAACCGGGACGGAGGAATTGTACGGCTTCGCCGGGATCGACATCACGCTGGATCAGCTGTACAGCACGATGAAAAGCTATAAGCTGGGCCAATCCGGGTTTTATATCCTGACAAGCGCGGGCGGCCAGCTGATTTACCATCCGGATGAAGCCCTGAAAAACACAAGCGTTGCCAAATCGAAGATGTCCGGCAATGTGATTCAGGCCATCCAGTCCAAAAAGCCCGGGTTCCTTTCTTACACCGCGCGGGGCGGGAAGAATTACGGATACGTCTCCACCATCGGCGACACCGGTTGGACGGTTGCGACCGGCCTGCCGGAAAACGAATACCAAAGCCCCTATTACACCGTATTCCGCTCGGTGCTGACGATTTTCCTGATCACTCTTGCAATCATTTTCCTCCTGATCATTCTGATGGCCAGAAGCATCGTCCATCCGCTGAAAAAGCTCAGGGAAGCGGCCAACCAGATCGCGGGCGGAAATCTGGATGTCCATGTCGACGTCCGGTCTTCGGATGAGGTCGGCCAGGTGTCCGACGCGATTTCCCGCACGGTGGACCGGCTGAAGCAGTACATCGAATACATCGACGAAATCTCGGCGGTGCTGGATCGGATCGCTTCCGGCGATCTGACATTCGAACTGCACTGCGATTACCGCGGCGAATTTTCAAAGATCAAAGCTTCTTTTGAAAACATCAAATCCAGCCTTGTCGGCCTGTTTTCGGAAATCTCCGCCTCCGCCAACCAGGTGGACAGCGGTTCCGCTCAGCTTTCCGACGCTTCTCAGGCCCTGGCCCAGGGGGCTGCCGAGCAGGCGAGCTCCATCGAGGAGCTTTCCGCCTCCGTCACGGAAATTTCGCACGAGGTGGACGGCAACGCGGGCAGCGCCGCGACCGCGAAAGACCTGATCAATACCATGACGGACGAATTCCAGGACGGGAACCGGCTGATGCAGCAGCTGATGGGCGCCATGGACGATATCAGCACGTCTTCCGAACAGATCGGAAAAATCGTCAAGGCGATCGAAGACATTGCGTTCCAGACCAATATCCTTGCCCTGAACGCGGCCGTGGAAGCGGCGCGGGCCGGAAGCGCGGGAAGAGGGTTTGCCGTTGTTGCGGAAGAGGTGCGGAACCTTGCGGGGAAGAGCGCGGAAGCGGCGAAAAACACGACGGACCTGATCCAGCATGCCATTCAGTCCGTCCAGCACGGCTCCAAGATCGCCAAAGACACGGAGCAGTCCATGAATACGGTGCTTCAGTCTTCCGGCCAGTCGACCGACCTGATCCAAAAAATCGCGGAAGCCTGCCGGAAGCAGTCGGTCTCCATTCAGCAGGTCACGCAGGGCCTCGACCAGATTGCGAAGGTCGTCCAGACCAATTCCGCCACATCGGAAGAGAGCGCGGCTGCCAGCGAGGAGCTTCGGAGCCAGTCCCGGTCGCTTAAAACTTTGGTTCAGCGCTTTAAGCTCGAATAG
- a CDS encoding conserved membrane protein of unknown function (Evidence 4 : Unknown function but conserved in other organisms), with the protein MPPEPAGSLLPGPILMSVQQADLPADTHPALSILLLFVLILVNAFFAASEIAVITLNDNKIKKMAEDGDKRAAKVLKLTENSSRFLSTIQIGVTLAGFLTSASAAQSFSDRLAGLLTFLPFSPSMIHGISTFLITLILSYFSLVLGELVPKKIAMQRAEPLAFKFVGVLIATSKIFNIFISLLTVSTNFVLKILGFDPNSSEETVTEEEILMMVDAGEEKGVIGGSAKDMIENIFDFTDSTVDEIMTHRTEVSAVEDTSTIQDVVSLAIADGYSRLPVFHEDLDTILGIIYVKDLLKYVGSEINGDVKITDIMRPAYFVPETKRCTELFKEMTDHRVQIAVIVDEYGGTSGIITLEDLLESIVGNIQDEFDHEEEEIQRVSDNTFTVDGSTSIDEISDLVGVTLPEGDYDTIAGLVMEMLGRIPKQGEHPCIHIANLSITVQKVEENRIAKLLIVKELPPPEDAAGAPPDGKKPEPGDSSGDGL; encoded by the coding sequence ATGCCTCCCGAACCTGCGGGCAGTCTTCTGCCGGGGCCCATACTGATGAGCGTGCAGCAGGCCGATTTGCCTGCCGATACACACCCGGCTTTATCCATCCTTCTGCTTTTCGTTCTGATTTTAGTCAACGCTTTTTTTGCCGCGTCCGAAATCGCCGTCATTACCCTGAACGACAACAAGATCAAGAAAATGGCGGAGGATGGCGACAAAAGAGCCGCGAAAGTGCTGAAGCTCACGGAAAACTCCAGCCGGTTTTTGTCCACGATCCAGATCGGCGTCACCCTGGCCGGCTTTCTCACATCCGCTTCCGCGGCGCAAAGCTTTTCCGACCGGCTGGCGGGGCTTCTCACTTTTCTCCCTTTCTCCCCGTCGATGATCCACGGGATCTCGACGTTTCTCATCACCCTGATCCTCTCTTATTTTTCGCTGGTTCTGGGCGAGCTGGTGCCGAAAAAGATCGCCATGCAGCGGGCCGAGCCCCTCGCCTTCAAGTTCGTGGGCGTGCTGATCGCCACCTCCAAAATCTTCAACATATTCATTTCGCTTCTGACCGTATCGACAAACTTCGTCCTGAAAATTCTGGGGTTTGACCCGAACTCATCGGAAGAAACCGTCACCGAGGAAGAAATTCTGATGATGGTGGACGCCGGCGAAGAAAAGGGCGTGATCGGCGGAAGCGCGAAGGACATGATCGAAAACATCTTCGATTTCACCGACTCCACCGTGGATGAGATCATGACCCACCGCACCGAGGTTTCGGCCGTGGAGGACACGAGCACCATACAGGATGTGGTGAGCCTTGCCATTGCGGACGGATATTCCCGCCTGCCCGTGTTCCACGAAGACCTGGACACGATCCTCGGGATTATTTATGTCAAGGATCTGCTCAAATATGTAGGCAGCGAGATCAACGGGGACGTCAAGATCACCGACATCATGCGCCCGGCGTATTTTGTGCCGGAAACGAAGCGGTGCACCGAGCTCTTTAAGGAAATGACCGACCACCGCGTGCAGATCGCCGTGATCGTGGACGAATACGGCGGCACCTCCGGCATCATCACGCTGGAGGACCTGCTGGAATCCATCGTCGGCAACATCCAGGATGAGTTCGACCACGAGGAAGAGGAAATCCAGCGCGTCAGCGACAACACCTTTACCGTGGACGGCAGCACCTCCATCGACGAAATTTCGGACCTTGTCGGCGTCACCCTCCCGGAAGGGGACTACGACACCATCGCGGGCCTGGTGATGGAAATGCTGGGGCGCATCCCGAAGCAGGGCGAGCATCCCTGCATCCATATCGCGAACCTGTCGATCACCGTGCAGAAGGTGGAGGAAAACCGCATCGCAAAGCTGCTGATCGTCAAAGAGCTCCCCCCTCCCGAGGATGCGGCGGGGGCGCCGCCGGACGGCAAAAAGCCGGAGCCGGGCGATTCCTCCGGCGACGGCCTCTGA